In Anaerolineales bacterium, the following proteins share a genomic window:
- a CDS encoding c-type cytochrome yields MSGRGSILLLLASLAVAGCSLAGDITPPPDLATAQAAPAVSPPLVPESGQPFLPPQTAPDLTSGKALYSERCAPCHGPTGLGDGPQASALSVSPTALGSLEISQAATGAVWYDVVTRGRIERFMPPFVSLSDQQRWDVVAYALALGTPDQALQAGAAVYDEQCATCHGDRGQGGEVGPALNEPTQLAERSLAQTVQIIQQGRGQMPLFAGGLSQPEQQAVAAYVRSLSFASDARAQVDPTPETLPTQATAAPTTALATDAPATTAGTPSGSAATAEPALPLQAVIQGTVRNLSSSGKVPPGLSVTLKGFDGEEEVVSEQAQVDASGRFSFKDIEIVPGRLFFVVGEHLGLTYASEVAHLLPAQASLDLPIVIYDSTESTQELAIERLHTLFDFSIEGSVRVIELWILSNQGDQTIAPAEGIQVSLPVDATDVQFEGGAVGERFVLTESGFADMEPVSPGQGSGELVFSFSLPYERRLEFAQPVNYPVQAVILLSPEPGPKLQAEGLQEMGVREISTGVIRSYGLGPVAAGDAVQVTLSGRPAASTATGSLPPNLGIAIGLAAVGVALIAAGLLWFRPKRQPKVEAEPPAAADPEREGLLRAIARLDDDFEVGRIPEADYRERREALKRSLLAISGEGDGEAG; encoded by the coding sequence GTGAGCGGCAGGGGCTCGATCCTTCTGCTGCTGGCGTCCCTGGCCGTGGCGGGGTGCTCGCTGGCGGGGGACATTACGCCCCCGCCCGATCTGGCGACGGCCCAAGCGGCGCCGGCCGTGAGTCCCCCGCTGGTGCCCGAATCGGGGCAGCCTTTCTTACCGCCGCAGACAGCGCCCGATCTGACGTCGGGCAAGGCCCTGTATTCCGAGCGCTGCGCGCCCTGCCACGGCCCAACCGGGCTCGGCGATGGCCCGCAAGCAAGCGCATTGTCCGTTTCCCCAACCGCGCTGGGCTCTTTGGAGATCTCACAGGCGGCCACCGGCGCCGTCTGGTACGACGTCGTAACCCGCGGCCGAATCGAGCGCTTCATGCCGCCCTTCGTCAGCCTGAGCGACCAGCAGCGCTGGGACGTGGTTGCCTATGCCCTGGCCCTTGGCACCCCGGACCAGGCGCTGCAGGCTGGGGCGGCCGTCTATGACGAGCAGTGCGCCACATGCCACGGCGACCGCGGGCAGGGCGGTGAGGTCGGCCCGGCGCTGAATGAGCCAACCCAACTCGCCGAGCGGTCGCTGGCCCAAACGGTGCAGATCATCCAGCAGGGGCGCGGCCAGATGCCGCTCTTCGCCGGCGGGCTTTCGCAGCCGGAGCAGCAGGCGGTCGCGGCCTATGTCCGCAGTCTGAGTTTCGCCTCTGACGCCCGGGCGCAGGTCGACCCAACGCCGGAGACGCTGCCGACTCAGGCAACGGCCGCGCCGACCACTGCCCTGGCGACCGACGCCCCGGCAACCACTGCCGGAACGCCGTCGGGCAGTGCTGCCACGGCAGAGCCCGCCTTGCCCCTGCAAGCGGTGATCCAGGGCACCGTCCGCAACCTTTCGAGTTCGGGGAAGGTCCCGCCTGGCCTCAGCGTGACGCTCAAAGGTTTTGACGGCGAAGAAGAAGTCGTCTCCGAGCAGGCCCAGGTCGACGCCTCGGGTCGGTTCAGCTTCAAAGACATCGAGATCGTTCCCGGGCGGCTGTTCTTCGTTGTCGGAGAACATCTGGGTTTGACCTACGCCTCAGAGGTGGCCCATCTGCTGCCGGCGCAGGCCAGCCTGGATCTGCCGATCGTGATCTACGATTCGACCGAGAGCACGCAAGAGCTGGCGATCGAGCGTCTGCATACCCTCTTTGACTTCTCGATCGAGGGTTCGGTGCGGGTGATCGAGCTGTGGATCCTGTCCAACCAGGGAGATCAGACGATCGCCCCAGCCGAGGGGATTCAGGTCTCGCTCCCGGTGGACGCGACGGATGTGCAGTTCGAGGGTGGCGCCGTCGGTGAGCGCTTCGTGCTCACAGAGTCCGGCTTCGCCGACATGGAGCCGGTCAGCCCTGGCCAGGGGTCAGGCGAGCTGGTGTTCAGTTTCAGCCTGCCCTACGAACGGCGGCTGGAGTTTGCGCAGCCGGTGAACTACCCGGTGCAGGCCGTCATACTTCTCTCACCGGAGCCCGGCCCGAAGCTGCAGGCCGAGGGCCTGCAGGAGATGGGCGTGCGCGAGATCAGCACGGGCGTGATCCGAAGCTATGGCCTGGGGCCGGTGGCAGCCGGGGACGCCGTGCAGGTGACGCTCAGTGGCCGCCCGGCTGCCAGCACCGCCACGGGCTCGCTGCCGCCGAATCTGGGAATCGCAATCGGTCTGGCTGCTGTAGGGGTGGCGCTGATCGCCGCCGGGCTGCTGTGGTTTCGCCCGAAGCGCCAGCCAAAGGTGGAGGCAGAACCGCCGGCGGCGGCGGACCCGGAACGCGAGGGCCTGCTGCGGGCCATCGCCCGACTGGATGATGACTTCGAGGTCGGGCGCATCCCGGAGGCTGACTACCGGGAGCGGCGCGAGGCCCTCAAGCGCTCGCTGCTGGCTATTTCTGGGGAAGGTGACGGCGAAGCGGGATGA
- a CDS encoding zinc ribbon domain-containing protein — MEIGGLLISLAILVLVVAFVARPLVDRQAQQGSAPDSELSALQAERDRVLSLLQDLEMDLAMSKIPVEDYQAQRAPLVAHGAEILRQIDGRMPGEAAMAGEAANHEDALEREIARRRSPSGNLVGNCPRCGNGLQAGDRFCVRCGTPVPVEASA, encoded by the coding sequence ATGGAGATCGGAGGACTGCTGATCAGCCTGGCGATCCTGGTGCTGGTCGTGGCGTTCGTCGCCCGACCGCTGGTGGACCGCCAGGCGCAGCAGGGGAGTGCGCCCGACAGCGAGCTGTCGGCGCTGCAGGCCGAACGCGACCGGGTCTTGTCGCTCCTGCAGGACTTGGAGATGGACCTGGCGATGAGCAAGATTCCCGTGGAAGATTACCAGGCACAGCGGGCGCCGTTGGTAGCGCACGGGGCCGAGATCCTGCGCCAGATTGACGGGCGCATGCCCGGCGAGGCGGCCATGGCTGGAGAGGCCGCCAACCACGAAGACGCCCTCGAGCGCGAGATCGCCCGGCGCCGTTCGCCTTCGGGCAATCTCGTCGGCAACTGCCCTCGGTGTGGCAACGGGCTGCAGGCCGGGGATCGGTTCTGCGTCCGCTGCGGCACGCCTGTGCCGGTGGAGGCCTCGGCGTGA
- the nrfD gene encoding polysulfide reductase NrfD: protein MAAIPATSERRPLITPGFLGWMAFVGVLMLIGLVAAVNVFSQGLVLTNLTNIVPWGLWITIDLSAIALGAGAFTLSAVVYLMGVNRFRPIIRLAIFMGFIGYTTALLTLVMDIGRPDRFWHPWAYWNVHSVLWEITWCITLYLIILIVEFLPVIADSKTFRKYRTFGRLAHTLHRAAPALAVIGLGISLLHQSSLGATYGILKARPIWFKPSMPIMFIISAVSVGPAVTMAAAIVLAWSLNRKTVSMDILRTIARFSGLGLLLYAYIKFWDLAVVTYYGGTPLAQESFRTLGNFTPYTFGFWVGEILLGIVVPVVIFLSPRFNRRPGLLVLGAALAALGIVINRWNVTVSGLVVPLVYNPGAPILITPSPYQPALIEWAVVLGVIGYALLVFTLGAKFLPLFSNPPQTK from the coding sequence ATGGCTGCCATCCCCGCGACCTCGGAACGCCGCCCGCTCATCACCCCCGGATTCCTGGGGTGGATGGCCTTCGTCGGCGTGCTGATGCTGATCGGCTTGGTGGCAGCGGTGAACGTGTTCTCCCAGGGACTGGTGCTCACCAACCTGACCAACATCGTACCCTGGGGACTGTGGATCACGATTGACCTCTCGGCCATCGCCCTCGGCGCCGGCGCCTTCACCCTCTCGGCCGTCGTCTACCTGATGGGCGTCAACCGCTTCCGCCCGATCATCCGCCTGGCGATTTTCATGGGATTCATCGGCTACACCACCGCCCTGCTGACGCTGGTGATGGACATCGGACGGCCCGATCGCTTCTGGCATCCCTGGGCCTACTGGAACGTGCACTCGGTGCTGTGGGAGATCACCTGGTGCATCACGCTCTACCTGATCATCCTGATCGTCGAGTTCTTGCCGGTGATTGCCGACTCGAAGACCTTCCGCAAGTACCGCACCTTCGGGCGCCTGGCCCACACCCTGCACCGCGCCGCTCCAGCCCTGGCCGTGATCGGCCTGGGCATCTCGCTGCTGCATCAATCCTCCCTGGGGGCCACCTACGGCATCCTCAAGGCCCGCCCGATCTGGTTCAAGCCCAGCATGCCGATCATGTTCATCATCTCGGCCGTCTCGGTCGGGCCGGCGGTCACCATGGCTGCCGCCATCGTGCTCGCCTGGTCGCTCAACCGCAAGACGGTGTCGATGGACATCCTGCGCACCATCGCCCGATTCTCCGGCTTGGGCCTGCTGCTGTACGCCTACATCAAGTTCTGGGACCTGGCGGTGGTGACCTACTATGGTGGCACGCCCCTGGCCCAGGAAAGCTTCCGCACCCTGGGGAATTTCACGCCTTACACATTCGGCTTCTGGGTGGGTGAGATCCTGCTCGGGATCGTTGTACCGGTCGTGATCTTCCTGTCGCCCCGCTTCAACCGCCGCCCGGGTTTGTTGGTCCTTGGCGCAGCTCTGGCCGCTCTGGGAATCGTGATCAACCGCTGGAACGTGACCGTCTCCGGCCTGGTGGTGCCGCTGGTCTACAATCCCGGTGCGCCCATCCTGATCACCCCCAGTCCCTATCAACCCGCCCTGATCGAGTGGGCGGTCGTGCTGGGGGTAATCGGATATGCCCTGCTGGTGTTCACTCTGGGGGCCAAGTTCTTGCCGCTGTTCAGCAACCCGCCTCAGACCAAGTGA
- a CDS encoding cytochrome c maturation protein CcmE, whose amino-acid sequence MTQEMQPSPRTGSGGRIKFLIGGLLIVAAVVYLIASSTQAAAQYYLTVDELAQKGDAVRGRDLKLAGAVDGDSITYDPETLTLGFTIANVPGDMDEIEQGGGLAEVLHQAVSDPTTRRLQVVYVGPKPDLLRHEAQAIVTGRLGEDGVFYADELLLKCPTRYEGEVPLQAEQS is encoded by the coding sequence ATGACGCAAGAGATGCAGCCGAGCCCGCGCACGGGATCGGGTGGACGAATCAAGTTCCTGATCGGCGGCCTGCTGATCGTGGCCGCCGTGGTCTACCTGATCGCCTCCTCGACCCAGGCGGCGGCCCAGTACTACCTGACCGTCGACGAACTGGCGCAGAAGGGCGATGCCGTCCGAGGGCGCGACCTCAAACTGGCCGGAGCCGTCGACGGCGACTCCATCACCTACGATCCGGAGACCCTGACCCTCGGGTTCACGATCGCCAATGTGCCGGGCGACATGGACGAGATCGAGCAGGGCGGCGGACTGGCAGAAGTGCTGCACCAGGCAGTCAGTGACCCGACGACGCGGCGACTGCAGGTGGTCTACGTCGGCCCCAAGCCCGATCTGCTGCGCCACGAAGCCCAGGCCATCGTCACCGGACGCCTCGGGGAGGATGGGGTCTTCTACGCCGATGAGCTTCTGCTGAAATGCCCCACCCGCTACGAAGGAGAGGTCCCGCTGCAGGCCGAGCAAAGCTGA
- a CDS encoding heme exporter protein CcmB has translation MAEPAGQLLGPLEVRRRHRFAGYVRAIGAIVWKDLAAELHSRELLGAMLVFALLVILIFNFALELDLRTRATITSGVLWVTFAFAGTLGLNRSMAVEKDRGCLDGLLLAPVDRSAIYFGKSAANLIFLLIVVAVVLPLYSLLYNVNLLVPGLIGVIVLGCLGYIAVGTLLASMAVQARTRDILLPILLFPVVLPVLVAAIKATNGFLQGLEMADIRPWLNLLIVYDVVFTAVAFMLFDFVVEE, from the coding sequence ATGGCTGAACCGGCCGGGCAACTGCTGGGCCCGCTGGAGGTCCGCCGCCGGCACCGGTTCGCCGGGTATGTGCGCGCCATCGGCGCCATCGTGTGGAAAGACCTGGCGGCCGAGTTGCACAGCCGGGAGCTGCTGGGGGCGATGCTGGTCTTCGCCCTGCTGGTGATCCTGATCTTCAACTTCGCCCTTGAGCTCGACCTGCGCACGCGGGCGACGATCACCTCCGGCGTCCTGTGGGTGACGTTCGCCTTTGCCGGCACACTTGGCCTGAACCGCTCGATGGCGGTCGAGAAGGACCGTGGCTGCCTGGATGGGCTGCTGCTGGCGCCCGTGGACCGCAGCGCCATCTACTTCGGCAAGTCGGCCGCCAACCTAATCTTCCTGCTGATCGTGGTGGCCGTGGTGCTGCCGCTGTACAGCTTGCTGTATAACGTCAACCTGCTCGTGCCCGGACTGATTGGCGTGATCGTGTTGGGGTGTCTGGGGTACATCGCAGTCGGCACGCTGCTGGCCTCGATGGCCGTCCAGGCGCGCACCCGGGATATCCTGCTGCCGATCCTGCTGTTTCCGGTCGTGCTGCCGGTGCTGGTGGCGGCGATCAAAGCCACCAACGGATTCCTGCAAGGGTTGGAGATGGCCGACATCCGACCCTGGCTGAACCTGCTGATCGTCTATGACGTGGTGTTCACCGCGGTCGCCTTCATGTTGTTCGATTTCGTCGTGGAAGAATGA
- a CDS encoding cytochrome c3 family protein — MARPRTVSRLLRLGLGIGMALALSAAVAGIALAQRPATTVAPPAPSRAAAECLACHDDPTLKMTLPSGETLSLNVPADSLHTSVHGELGIECQSCHPQLTGYPHPANPFATRRELSRSYYQACQRCHPDNYSLTQDSMHAQAATAGNLDAPICTDCHGAHDVQPPAEPRAHISQTCGQCHESILQAYSKSVHGSALLRDGNPDVPVCTDCHGVHNIQDPRTALFRIETPEMCAGCHANRELMGRYGHSADVYSLYSLSWHGVDVSVYKAIWPTIWHDRAVCTDCHGVHDILKTTDPASRVNPANLLTTCRQCHPDAGPNWTGAWTGHYQVSLQRTPFVFYTQAFYDSFAPFVLWMSAGYVFLQIL; from the coding sequence ATGGCCAGGCCTAGGACCGTTTCCCGCCTCCTGCGCCTCGGCCTTGGGATCGGGATGGCACTGGCCCTCAGCGCGGCGGTTGCCGGCATCGCTCTCGCCCAGCGTCCGGCCACTACGGTGGCTCCGCCCGCCCCCTCCCGGGCGGCGGCAGAGTGCCTCGCCTGCCACGACGACCCAACGCTGAAGATGACCCTCCCCAGCGGCGAGACCTTGTCCCTCAACGTCCCGGCGGACAGCCTGCACACCTCGGTGCACGGAGAACTAGGGATCGAGTGCCAGTCGTGCCATCCGCAGCTGACCGGCTACCCCCACCCGGCGAACCCGTTTGCCACCCGTCGGGAGCTGTCCCGCTCCTACTACCAGGCGTGCCAGCGCTGCCACCCGGATAACTACAGCCTGACCCAGGACAGCATGCATGCCCAGGCCGCCACAGCCGGGAACCTCGACGCCCCGATCTGCACCGACTGCCACGGCGCCCATGACGTCCAGCCGCCGGCCGAGCCGCGGGCACACATTTCGCAGACCTGCGGCCAGTGCCACGAGTCGATCCTCCAGGCCTACTCGAAGAGCGTTCACGGCAGCGCCCTGCTGCGCGACGGCAACCCCGACGTTCCAGTGTGCACCGACTGCCACGGGGTCCACAACATCCAGGATCCACGCACGGCGCTGTTCCGCATCGAGACGCCCGAGATGTGCGCCGGTTGCCACGCCAACCGCGAATTGATGGGCCGCTATGGTCACTCAGCCGATGTCTACAGTCTGTACTCCCTCTCGTGGCACGGCGTGGACGTATCGGTCTACAAGGCCATCTGGCCCACCATCTGGCACGATCGAGCTGTCTGCACGGACTGCCATGGAGTGCATGACATCCTCAAGACGACGGACCCGGCATCGCGTGTCAACCCGGCCAACCTGCTGACCACCTGCCGCCAGTGTCATCCGGATGCAGGGCCTAACTGGACCGGCGCCTGGACCGGCCACTATCAGGTGAGCCTGCAGCGCACGCCCTTCGTCTTCTACACCCAGGCGTTCTATGACTCGTTTGCGCCCTTCGTGCTGTGGATGTCGGCGGGCTACGTCTTCCTCCAGATCCT
- the ccsA gene encoding cytochrome c biogenesis protein CcsA, with translation MEATPRGLKVLTWITLGLFALASYAVLVYAPREAVMGDVQRVFYFHVSAGWVGALAFLVAVVAGIAYLITKNRRWDTIGLSSIEIGIVFTFINIVTGSIWARPIWNTWWTWDPRLVTATVMELIYIAYMMLRQGIDDPDRRARFGAVYAILGFLSVPLTFLSIRIFRTIHPVVIGSNDPGAQGAFDMTPRMFQAFMFSLVTFTFIYVTLLWYRIRLQRQADKIEAMKAEILGG, from the coding sequence ATGGAAGCAACACCCAGAGGACTGAAGGTCCTGACCTGGATCACACTCGGGCTGTTTGCGCTGGCTAGTTACGCCGTGCTGGTCTACGCCCCGCGGGAAGCGGTGATGGGCGATGTGCAGCGCGTGTTCTACTTCCACGTCTCGGCCGGCTGGGTGGGGGCGCTGGCCTTCCTGGTGGCGGTGGTGGCCGGCATCGCCTACCTGATCACCAAGAACCGGCGCTGGGATACGATCGGCCTTTCGTCGATCGAGATCGGAATCGTCTTCACCTTCATCAACATCGTCACCGGATCAATCTGGGCCCGCCCGATCTGGAACACCTGGTGGACGTGGGACCCGCGCCTGGTGACGGCCACGGTCATGGAGCTGATCTACATCGCCTATATGATGCTGCGCCAGGGAATCGACGATCCCGACCGGCGGGCGCGCTTCGGCGCCGTGTACGCCATCCTCGGCTTCTTGAGCGTTCCGCTAACGTTTCTATCGATCCGCATCTTCCGCACGATTCACCCGGTGGTCATCGGGAGCAACGATCCGGGGGCGCAGGGCGCCTTCGACATGACGCCGCGCATGTTCCAGGCCTTCATGTTCAGCCTGGTCACCTTCACCTTCATCTATGTGACACTGTTGTGGTACCGCATCCGGCTGCAGCGCCAGGCCGACAAGATCGAAGCCATGAAGGCTGAGATCCTGGGCGGCTGA
- a CDS encoding TlpA family protein disulfide reductase produces the protein MAETTPAPAEAHAPGPRPRRWGVILVWGLVLGLLGILGLGLVRTQQGPVGVGAAVPDFILTTFSGDTIDIRDLRGQVVVVNFWASWCKPCEQEAAALEQAYQMYKDQDVAFLGVDYVDTEREATAYLDRFGITYPNGPDLGTRISQAFRIRGVPETYIVAADGRLAALKIGPYLSLDEIVSQIETARAAGSSGG, from the coding sequence ATGGCTGAGACAACACCTGCCCCGGCTGAGGCACACGCACCTGGGCCGCGCCCCCGACGTTGGGGCGTGATTCTCGTCTGGGGGCTGGTACTTGGACTGTTGGGGATCCTCGGGCTGGGGTTGGTCCGCACGCAGCAGGGCCCGGTCGGCGTGGGCGCGGCGGTGCCCGATTTCATCCTGACGACGTTCAGCGGTGACACGATCGACATCCGCGACCTACGGGGACAGGTCGTGGTCGTCAACTTCTGGGCCTCCTGGTGCAAGCCGTGCGAGCAGGAAGCCGCTGCGCTGGAGCAGGCCTACCAGATGTACAAGGACCAGGATGTGGCCTTCCTGGGGGTGGATTACGTTGACACCGAACGCGAGGCGACCGCCTACCTGGACCGTTTTGGAATCACCTATCCGAACGGCCCGGATCTGGGCACGCGCATCTCGCAGGCCTTCCGCATTCGCGGCGTGCCTGAGACATACATCGTCGCCGCAGATGGCCGGCTGGCGGCCCTCAAGATCGGGCCCTACCTCTCGTTGGATGAGATCGTAAGCCAGATAGAGACTGCCCGCGCCGCCGGGTCGTCGGGCGGATAG
- a CDS encoding 4Fe-4S dicluster domain-containing protein, with product MPEKDKGRKKTKVKLELTRRDVLTLAGVTAGGAVFATAVTTGPLTPFANLKQSQLEGTQGEVEGSRGEHHWGMLINLDTCIGCEYCQRACSATNDVAVDMPWNTVVPSVSSTGRRFYTTRPCLHCQEAPCVEVCPVRATYVRGDGIVVMDYGRCIGCRYCQVACPYGARMFNWEARSDENPYVPTWGIPEVERRPRGVVEKCTFCVHRIDAGLANDLTPGVHPEATPACVNICPVGARVFGDLDDPESPVSQAIAANPTFRLRDELGTQSSVYYVPPKEGL from the coding sequence ATGCCTGAGAAGGATAAGGGCAGGAAGAAGACCAAGGTCAAACTGGAGCTGACCCGGCGGGACGTGTTGACACTGGCGGGGGTGACGGCCGGCGGCGCGGTCTTCGCCACCGCCGTCACCACCGGTCCGCTGACGCCTTTCGCCAACCTGAAGCAAAGTCAGCTCGAGGGGACACAAGGCGAGGTCGAAGGCTCCCGAGGCGAACATCACTGGGGGATGCTGATCAATCTCGACACCTGCATCGGCTGCGAATACTGTCAGCGCGCCTGCTCCGCCACCAACGACGTGGCCGTCGATATGCCCTGGAACACGGTGGTGCCCAGTGTGTCCTCGACCGGCCGGCGCTTCTACACCACGCGCCCCTGCCTGCACTGCCAGGAGGCACCTTGTGTGGAAGTCTGCCCCGTGCGCGCAACTTACGTCCGAGGAGACGGGATCGTCGTCATGGACTACGGCCGCTGCATTGGCTGCCGCTACTGCCAGGTCGCCTGCCCGTACGGCGCCCGCATGTTCAACTGGGAAGCCCGTTCCGACGAGAACCCCTATGTCCCCACTTGGGGCATCCCTGAGGTCGAGCGGCGCCCTCGCGGCGTCGTCGAGAAGTGCACCTTCTGCGTGCACCGCATCGACGCCGGCCTGGCCAACGACCTGACGCCCGGCGTGCACCCCGAAGCTACGCCGGCCTGCGTCAACATCTGCCCGGTTGGCGCCCGCGTGTTCGGCGACCTTGACGACCCCGAGAGCCCCGTCTCGCAGGCGATCGCCGCTAACCCGACCTTCCGATTGCGCGACGAACTCGGGACCCAGAGCAGCGTCTACTACGTGCCGCCGAAGGAGGGACTGTAA
- a CDS encoding cytochrome c-type biogenesis protein CcmH encodes MRRWLLLGLSLGLMALALAPAAAAQENPPTDDQVNAIAKDLYCPVCENVPLDVCPTQACQQWRDTIREKLSAGWTEGQIKQYFVDQYGGRVLATPPATGLNWLVYLLPPLAFAAGAYLLLRAVRGWRAPASTPVPSPAETSANDAYVERLEQELRERS; translated from the coding sequence ATGCGGCGTTGGTTGCTCCTGGGACTGAGCCTAGGGTTGATGGCACTGGCGCTGGCCCCCGCCGCGGCGGCGCAGGAAAACCCGCCGACAGACGATCAGGTCAACGCCATTGCCAAAGATCTGTACTGCCCGGTTTGCGAGAACGTCCCGCTCGATGTGTGTCCCACCCAGGCCTGCCAGCAGTGGCGCGACACGATCCGCGAGAAGCTGAGCGCCGGCTGGACAGAAGGACAGATCAAGCAGTACTTCGTCGACCAGTACGGCGGCCGGGTGCTGGCCACGCCGCCGGCGACGGGGCTGAACTGGCTAGTGTACCTTTTGCCGCCGCTGGCATTCGCCGCCGGCGCCTATCTGTTGCTGCGGGCGGTGCGCGGCTGGCGGGCGCCGGCCTCCACACCGGTCCCTTCGCCAGCCGAAACCTCGGCCAACGACGCCTATGTCGAACGGCTTGAGCAGGAGCTGCGGGAGCGCTCATGA
- the ccsA gene encoding cytochrome c biogenesis protein CcsA, which translates to MAQVGYSILLLSFALALYGAGAAAYGAWRGRPAFVESARHAMLLTFPLLTAAALALIYLLVSGSFQVEYVARVTSRAMPIYLRVTALWGGQAGSLLFWSWLMAGFATAASARKWDRDRELLPWVILVTMGTLAFFLSLVVFFENPFLRLWQTAGGQQVTALFQPGGTAALVPLDGNGLNPLLRHPGMIIHPPMLYLGLVAFVIPYAFAIAALVTRRSDDRWIRITRRWTLFAWLFLSLGLILGMRWAYDVLGWGGYWGWDPVEVAALLPWLVGTPFLHSVIVQEKRGMLKQWNMVLIILTYSSVILATFLTRSGVFSSVHAFAQSAIGPLFFSFIGLTFVGSLGLLISRWNDLKSENRLDSMFSREALFLLQNLIFIGIYIVCLWGILFPLISELFTGQKVTVGPPFYERATGPLWAMLLLLMGVAPLSVYGRTSWQRLGWALWKPAAASLLLLAALLIGGMRNPAALVGCWLGGLVLAVTAYEFWRGARARHQRHGENYLVALGRLAGRNRRRYGGYTIHIGVVLMALGIIGIEIFQTETQGQLAQGEQLTLGRYAITYDGLAQFDTPDDRNVARAVVSVYRDGEFLKELYPRRDFYYASQQSMTIPGVRSSLEDDLYILLVDWKQIAQQGATFKIYHNPLVNFVWLGGLVFIFGTLLAAWPERELEASHRAAPARAAVARV; encoded by the coding sequence ATGGCCCAGGTCGGTTACTCAATATTGCTGCTGTCGTTCGCGCTGGCGCTGTACGGCGCCGGCGCTGCGGCGTATGGCGCCTGGCGTGGGCGCCCGGCCTTCGTCGAAAGCGCCCGCCACGCAATGCTGCTCACCTTCCCGCTGCTGACGGCGGCCGCCCTGGCCCTGATCTACCTGCTGGTCAGCGGCAGCTTCCAGGTCGAGTATGTGGCCAGGGTGACCAGCCGGGCGATGCCGATCTACCTGCGGGTGACGGCCTTGTGGGGCGGCCAGGCGGGCTCGCTCCTGTTCTGGTCATGGCTCATGGCGGGCTTCGCCACGGCGGCTTCGGCCCGCAAGTGGGATCGCGACCGCGAGCTCTTGCCGTGGGTGATCCTGGTGACCATGGGCACGCTGGCGTTCTTCCTCAGCCTGGTGGTCTTCTTCGAGAACCCTTTCCTGCGCCTGTGGCAGACGGCCGGGGGCCAGCAGGTGACGGCGCTCTTCCAGCCGGGAGGCACGGCGGCGCTGGTGCCGCTCGATGGCAACGGCCTGAATCCGCTGCTGCGCCACCCGGGTATGATCATCCATCCGCCGATGCTCTATTTGGGTTTGGTCGCCTTTGTCATTCCCTATGCCTTCGCCATCGCTGCCTTGGTGACCCGTCGCTCGGACGATCGCTGGATCCGCATCACCCGGCGCTGGACACTGTTCGCCTGGCTGTTCCTGTCGCTGGGCCTGATCCTGGGCATGCGCTGGGCGTACGACGTCCTGGGCTGGGGTGGCTATTGGGGATGGGATCCGGTGGAGGTGGCGGCGCTGCTGCCGTGGTTGGTCGGGACGCCCTTCCTGCACTCGGTGATCGTCCAGGAAAAACGCGGCATGCTCAAGCAGTGGAACATGGTGTTGATCATCCTGACCTATTCCAGCGTGATCCTGGCGACCTTCCTGACGCGCTCTGGGGTGTTTTCGTCGGTGCACGCCTTCGCCCAATCGGCCATTGGACCGCTGTTCTTCAGCTTCATCGGATTGACCTTCGTCGGCTCGCTCGGTCTGCTGATCTCGCGCTGGAATGATCTGAAAAGCGAAAACCGATTGGATTCAATGTTCTCGCGCGAGGCGCTGTTCCTGCTGCAGAACCTGATCTTCATAGGTATCTACATCGTGTGCCTGTGGGGGATCCTGTTTCCGCTGATCTCCGAGCTGTTCACCGGCCAGAAGGTGACGGTCGGCCCGCCCTTCTACGAACGCGCCACCGGCCCGCTGTGGGCGATGCTGCTGCTTTTGATGGGGGTGGCACCGCTATCGGTCTACGGCCGGACCTCCTGGCAGCGGCTGGGGTGGGCGCTGTGGAAACCGGCGGCCGCCTCGCTGCTGCTGCTGGCGGCGCTGCTGATTGGCGGAATGCGAAACCCGGCGGCGCTCGTCGGCTGCTGGCTCGGTGGCCTGGTGCTGGCCGTGACGGCCTACGAGTTCTGGCGCGGCGCCCGGGCCCGCCACCAGCGCCACGGGGAAAACTACCTCGTGGCGCTCGGCCGCCTGGCGGGGCGCAATCGACGGCGCTACGGCGGGTACACCATTCACATCGGCGTTGTGCTGATGGCCCTCGGCATCATCGGGATCGAGATCTTCCAGACCGAGACCCAGGGCCAGCTGGCGCAGGGTGAGCAGCTCACGCTGGGCCGCTACGCCATCACCTACGATGGGCTGGCGCAGTTTGACACCCCGGACGACCGGAATGTGGCCCGGGCGGTGGTGTCGGTGTATCGCGACGGTGAGTTCCTGAAGGAGCTGTACCCTCGGCGCGACTTCTACTACGCCTCGCAGCAATCGATGACGATCCCCGGCGTGCGTTCGTCACTGGAAGACGATCTGTACATCCTATTGGTCGACTGGAAGCAAATCGCCCAGCAGGGCGCCACCTTCAAGATCTACCACAACCCGCTGGTCAACTTCGTCTGGCTGGGCGGGCTGGTGTTCATCTTCGGGACGCTGCTGGCGGCCTGGCCCGAGCGGGAGCTGGAAGCCTCACACCGGGCGGCACCCGCCCGAGCCGCCGTGGCCAGAGTGTAG